CAATACTGGTATCAGTTTGAAGTAAGTTGTTTGCGGGTCCGTAATCGGACATTGCCGTTCGTCCGATTGCGCTTATGATCCCTTGGGTAGCAGTAAACCCGATCCCTTGCGGATTGCCGACTGCCATAACAGGGTCTCCAACTTTCAGATCCCCGCTTCGCCCTATAACACTGGGTTTATAAGGCTTTGTGCCGGTAACTTTCAATATGGCGAGATCGTTAAGCTGGTCTTCCGCGACCACCCTGAAGCGATGATAAGCCCCATCAATCGTCTGCACGCCCTTATTGGCTTCCAACCGCACCACATGACTATTCGTCACCGCATATCCCGAAGGAGTGACAAAGAATCCACTGCCCACGTTGTAGCCAATAAAGATACAAAAACACGATTCCTTAACGCTGCCGTACACACCCACCCAAGGCCTCATCGCCGGGTCGGCATCAGAAAGCTTCATAGGAGCAGCAGAAGCAAGTAAAACGGTAGTAAAGACAAAAAAAACAACCAAAAACTTCTTCAAAGCCATACTCAACCTCTTCAAGATAATAATTAGACGAAGACCCAAGCCCCAAGTTCTGCTAAGGTCTAGATAAGTATGGCCACCTGGGTTATTATTGTCAAGCCAAACCCTAAAATCCCCGATGCATCGGTATTAAAGCGAAGTACTGAAGCCGATGCCCCCATCCAAAAACACGATGCTTCGGTATCAAAGCAAAGCGGCGATGCCGAAGCACAAACGAGTAGTGGTAAAATAAACCTATGGGACGATGGCATAATTTCTACGTGGATAATCACGTCCACTTCTGCACCTACACAGCAAAAGACTGGCGCCCGCTTCTCACGGAACCAGCGATAGAGTGCCTCTACGACGAATGGCACAAGAACTCCAAACGCTTCGCCGTCCAGACATGGGCCTATGTCATCATGCCAGAGCACGTGCACATGCTGCTATGGTCAGAACAAGGGAATAGCATCCTCCGCTTCATCCAAAGAACCTTAGGTCAAACATCAAAGCGATTATCACCCGCTAAAGAAAGCTTCTGGAAGGAGCGACCAAGAGTATTTCCGATATACTCTGAAGATATAGTGCGAGAGAAGATCGAATATATCCACGCTAATCCGGTGCGCCGTGGTTTAACAGAGACCCCAGAGGCATGGCCTCAATCAAGCTATAGCCAATTAGTGCTTGGAGATAACTCGCCAGCCTACCAGTGCGCGCGCATCGCATTATAAAGATTAAGTCCCTCCCCATACTCGATGCTTCGGTATCAGAGCGTAGCGCCGATGCCGAAGCCCAACTGCTAGAGAACACCTCCAAAACGAGCCAGGCGGTAAAATATAAATATGTCTCCAGTTGAACTACAGCCAGATTTTGGAAGGCGATGCTAATCCGACTTTGCAGCAGTTGCATATTATTACAAAGTTAAGCTCCGGCAGCGCCGCTACGCTCTGCTACCGAAGCATCGTGAAAATTCCTGATGCCCTCAGCCAAAAACACGACACTTCAAATGTCGGTTATATCTTCACCGCGTTTGACTTGGACTTCTCCATTACTTCTTCGGGGGTGACCTCTCGGCCTAGGTGGTCGGAGAGGTAGATGCCTTCGCTGACCAGCATGGTTTGAAGGGCTACATCGGCGGTGGGGAGGAGGTCAACACGGCCTTGCAGAGCGGCGACCCAATGGCCTTGGGGGGAGGTGTAGGCTTCATCGTCCTCGACCAGGTCTGACCATCGAGCGCATATCCCGTCGACACGGAAAGTAGCATCCATTTCCATGCCGTCCATGGCCGTGTGATAGGTCAGGGGGTCGAACTGGATGCCGCCCTGTGAACCTGCGATATAGCTTGCCTCAAAGGTGTTGAGGTGCATCGCCCACGACTCGATGATGTCCATCGTCAGTCCGCCCTCGAACTTGACAAGCCCGAGACCCAACTCTTCGACGTTATAGCCGCTCTTAGCTCGCCGCGCCGTGTCCATA
The sequence above is a segment of the bacterium genome. Coding sequences within it:
- a CDS encoding transposase; the protein is MGRWHNFYVDNHVHFCTYTAKDWRPLLTEPAIECLYDEWHKNSKRFAVQTWAYVIMPEHVHMLLWSEQGNSILRFIQRTLGQTSKRLSPAKESFWKERPRVFPIYSEDIVREKIEYIHANPVRRGLTETPEAWPQSSYSQLVLGDNSPAYQCARIAL
- a CDS encoding trypsin-like peptidase domain-containing protein gives rise to the protein MALKKFLVVFFVFTTVLLASAAPMKLSDADPAMRPWVGVYGSVKESCFCIFIGYNVGSGFFVTPSGYAVTNSHVVRLEANKGVQTIDGAYHRFRVVAEDQLNDLAILKVTGTKPYKPSVIGRSGDLKVGDPVMAVGNPQGIGFTATQGIISAIGRTAMSDYGPANNLLQTDTSIDHGNSGGPLFNIIGQVIGVMSAGKTDVHGLNFAIPMDKVITLLPLMLSPEKRYGFILGMIVDQAGAVTEV